The Octopus bimaculoides isolate UCB-OBI-ISO-001 chromosome 1, ASM119413v2, whole genome shotgun sequence genome contains the following window.
actgtgatatatgtaaCAAATCATTCTCTGAAGCAAGTgtcttaactagacacaaacgtattcatacaggagaaaccccatatcactgtgatacctgtggtaagtcattctttCAAACAAGTGACTTAacaagacacaaacgtattcacacaggagaaaaaccatatcggtgtgacatttgtggtaaatcattttctcaaaatggtGAAGTCactactcacaaacgcattcacacaggagaaaaaccatatcactgtgacatctgtggtaaattattctctgcAACAAGTCACTTAACtactcataaacgtattcatacaggagagaaaccctattgctgtgacatctgtggtaaatcattctctgtaaatagTGACCTGacttctcacaaacgtattcacacaggagaaaaaccattccactgtgacatctgtggtaaatcattctctgaaaaaggTAACCTGACTACTCACcaccgtattcatacaggagagaaaccctattgttgtgatatctgtggtaaatcattctctggaaaaGGCAACTTAACAACTCATaggcgtattcatacaggtgaaaaaccatatcactgtgatatctgtggcaaatcattctctgaaaatggtATCTTATCtagacataaacgtattcatacaggtgaaaaaccatatcactgtggtatctgtg
Protein-coding sequences here:
- the LOC106877327 gene encoding zinc finger protein 271; amino-acid sequence: MPKELGKSSYHNDISKISFSERGNLTIQKHINTRDKPYHCDICNKSFSEASVLTRHKRIHTGETPYHCDTCGKSFFQTSDLTRHKRIHTGEKPYRCDICGKSFSQNGEVTTHKRIHTGEKPYHCDICGKLFSATSHLTTHKRIHTGEKPYCCDICGKSFSVNSDLTSHKRIHTGEKPFHCDICGKSFSEKGNLTTHHRIHTGEKPYCCDICGKSFSGKGNLTTHRRIHTGEKPYHCDICGKSFSENGILSRHKRIHTGEKPYHCGICGKSFSENGVLTIHKRIHTGEKPYHCDMCGKSFSENGVLTIHRRIHTGEKPYHCDICGKPFSEKGNLITHKRIHTGEKPYHCDICGKSFSENGVLTIHKRIHTGEKPYHCDICGKPFSQKSPLTTHLSIHIEK